One window from the genome of Mycolicibacterium gadium encodes:
- a CDS encoding heme-binding protein, whose amino-acid sequence MLLSARTARRAVAGAVGTGAIAGAMFFGAMPLASAQPAPPPPPPPPNCTAADLAGVASGVSAATSAYLFSHPDVNWFFTSLEGVPRDEVRDDVQQYLDAHPQTKADLTGIRQPLVDLKNRCGDTNGDGIADS is encoded by the coding sequence ATGTTGCTCTCGGCCCGTACTGCCCGACGTGCGGTAGCTGGCGCGGTGGGCACCGGCGCGATCGCCGGTGCGATGTTCTTCGGCGCCATGCCTCTGGCTTCGGCGCAACCGGCACCTCCTCCGCCACCTCCCCCACCCAACTGCACCGCGGCCGACCTGGCCGGCGTGGCCTCGGGTGTCTCGGCGGCGACGTCTGCCTACCTGTTCTCGCATCCGGATGTGAACTGGTTCTTCACCAGCCTCGAAGGTGTGCCGCGCGATGAGGTCCGCGACGACGTTCAGCAGTATCTCGATGCGCACCCGCAGACCAAGGCGGACCTGACCGGGATCCGCCAGCCGCTCGTCGACCTGAAGAATCGCTGCGGCGACACCAACGGCGACGGCATCGCGGACAGCTAA
- a CDS encoding response regulator transcription factor codes for MVDDDPDVRTSVARGLRHSGFDVRVAATGKEALRLLSNESHDALVLDVQMPELDGVAVVTALRALGNEIPICVLSARDTVNDRIAGLEAGADDYLTKPFDLGELVARLHALLRRAGHSDQQSDTMTVGPLTIDTARRLVFAGGERVNLTKREFDLLAVLAENAGVVLSRQRLLELVWGYDFDVDTNVADVFISYLRRKLEHDDLPRVIHTVRGIGYVLRDES; via the coding sequence ATGGTCGACGACGATCCGGACGTCAGAACTTCGGTTGCGCGAGGTTTGCGCCATTCGGGGTTCGACGTTCGGGTCGCGGCGACCGGCAAAGAAGCCTTGCGGCTGTTATCGAATGAATCGCACGACGCGCTTGTGCTTGACGTTCAAATGCCAGAACTCGACGGCGTCGCCGTCGTGACCGCGCTGCGCGCGCTCGGGAACGAGATCCCGATTTGTGTGCTGTCCGCGCGGGACACCGTCAACGACCGGATCGCGGGGTTGGAAGCCGGCGCTGACGACTACCTGACGAAGCCGTTCGATCTGGGTGAATTGGTGGCGCGCCTGCATGCGCTGTTGCGTCGCGCAGGCCATTCCGACCAGCAATCCGACACGATGACCGTCGGCCCGTTGACGATCGACACCGCGCGACGGCTGGTGTTCGCCGGCGGTGAGCGGGTCAATCTGACCAAACGCGAATTCGATCTGCTCGCCGTGCTGGCCGAGAACGCCGGCGTCGTGCTGAGCCGGCAGCGGTTGCTCGAACTGGTCTGGGGTTACGACTTCGACGTCGACACCAACGTGGCCGACGTCTTCATCTCCTACCTGCGGCGCAAGCTCGAACACGACGACCTGCCGCGGGTGATTCACACGGTGCGCGGAATCGGTTATGTCCTGCGGGACGAGTCGTAG
- a CDS encoding DUF3054 domain-containing protein: MPIDSAEQARPALTALATDVVCVVVFCTIGRRSHAEGLTLSGIAETAWPFLVGTLTGWLLSRAWQRPAALVPSGVAVWLSTVVVGMLLRKLTSAGTAPSFIVVASLSTALLLLGWRAGVALLTRG; this comes from the coding sequence ATGCCGATCGATAGCGCCGAGCAGGCCCGCCCCGCGTTGACCGCGTTGGCGACCGACGTCGTCTGCGTCGTCGTCTTCTGCACGATCGGCCGGCGCAGTCACGCCGAAGGGTTGACGCTTTCCGGCATCGCCGAGACGGCCTGGCCGTTCTTGGTCGGCACGCTTACCGGCTGGCTGTTGTCGAGGGCCTGGCAACGTCCGGCCGCACTGGTGCCCTCCGGCGTGGCGGTGTGGTTGTCCACCGTGGTCGTGGGCATGCTGCTACGTAAGCTCACCTCGGCCGGTACGGCGCCGAGTTTCATTGTCGTGGCGTCACTTTCGACGGCCCTGCTATTACTCGGCTGGCGCGCCGGGGTCGCCCTGCTCACCCGCGGCTGA
- a CDS encoding sensor histidine kinase, with the protein MRLPRFLRSASLRTRVAVASAAAAAAVVAVFTIATSVVLANNDAAQLDRRLDSIIDASMRPEQLQDPRRGVLTTGRSESTGQVVFQRGFQLPPLPPGTDTVEVNGVEYRVRTLPVDQPDGVLMSIGIRADSILLSASRIPLYAAAGLLTVLIAALLGWVLAGPAIRPLRKLTEHTKQLRRGSEEMPKVHGAREAEDLSEAMSAMLSRLTAAQRATTNSLQAAQDFAANAAHELRTPLTAMRADLDTLRIHDLPAEERDEVVADLSRAQRRVEAIITALGQLASGQLAQAEDRELIDITDMLDRVARENMRLRDDIEIVVEAKDDLGVIWGWPSGLRLAVDNLVRNAIQHGQATRIVLEALRARDEIVIIVDDNGRGLPAEEHKTVLGRFSRGTTAAPGGSGLGLALVAQQAALHRGSIELSNGPLGGLRATLTVSAAGEQGDPGAPAE; encoded by the coding sequence GTGAGACTTCCGCGGTTCCTGCGATCCGCGTCGCTGCGCACCAGAGTTGCCGTCGCGTCGGCAGCCGCAGCGGCCGCGGTGGTCGCAGTGTTCACGATCGCGACGTCGGTTGTGCTCGCGAATAACGATGCGGCACAACTTGATCGCCGACTCGATTCGATCATCGACGCCAGCATGCGACCAGAACAGCTACAGGATCCGCGCCGCGGAGTGCTGACGACAGGACGGTCCGAATCCACCGGACAGGTGGTGTTCCAGCGCGGCTTCCAGTTGCCGCCGCTACCGCCGGGCACCGACACGGTGGAAGTCAACGGCGTCGAGTACCGGGTGCGCACCCTGCCCGTCGATCAGCCCGACGGCGTCCTGATGTCGATCGGTATCCGCGCTGACAGCATTCTGTTGAGTGCCTCCAGGATTCCGCTGTACGCCGCGGCGGGTCTGCTCACGGTGCTGATCGCCGCGCTGCTGGGATGGGTGCTGGCGGGGCCAGCGATCCGGCCGCTGCGCAAACTGACCGAACACACCAAGCAGTTGCGCCGGGGCAGCGAGGAGATGCCCAAGGTGCATGGGGCGCGGGAGGCCGAAGACCTGTCCGAGGCGATGTCGGCGATGCTGAGCCGACTGACGGCCGCGCAGCGGGCGACCACCAACTCGCTGCAGGCCGCCCAGGATTTCGCGGCCAACGCCGCCCACGAGCTGCGAACGCCGCTGACGGCGATGCGAGCCGATCTGGACACGTTGCGAATCCACGACCTCCCTGCCGAGGAGCGCGACGAGGTGGTGGCCGACCTGTCCCGGGCGCAGCGACGGGTGGAGGCGATCATCACCGCGCTAGGGCAGCTGGCGTCAGGTCAGTTGGCGCAAGCCGAAGACCGCGAACTGATCGACATCACCGACATGCTCGACCGGGTGGCCCGGGAGAACATGCGTCTGCGCGATGACATCGAGATCGTCGTCGAGGCGAAGGACGACCTCGGTGTCATCTGGGGCTGGCCGAGCGGTCTGCGGCTGGCCGTCGACAATCTGGTGCGCAACGCGATCCAGCACGGCCAGGCGACGCGGATCGTGCTGGAGGCACTGCGGGCGCGCGACGAGATCGTCATCATCGTGGACGACAACGGCCGCGGGCTGCCCGCCGAGGAACACAAGACCGTTCTCGGCCGGTTCTCCCGCGGCACCACCGCGGCGCCGGGCGGCTCCGGGCTCGGCCTCGCGCTCGTGGCGCAACAGGCGGCGCTGCATCGCGGCAGCATCGAGCTGAGCAACGGGCCACTCGGCGGGTTGCGCGCGACCCTGACTGTGTCAGCCGCGGGTGAGCAGGGCGACCCCGGCGCGCCAGCCGAGTAA
- a CDS encoding hemophore, giving the protein MRSITAGSRRGLFATFAASALGGAAVVAMMVSPSSAMPSATAAPDPCAASEVARTIGAVATSTGNYLDTHPQTNQALTSIAKQQGGPQSLAAVKTYFDANPQAAKDMQQLQQPLATLSSRCKLPLTLPQMMGLMQAAQQAAPGLPSLPGTQTSSSAAGAPGTVSPAQSPSASPVSQGTTSLPGAAIAGLP; this is encoded by the coding sequence ATGAGATCCATCACCGCTGGATCGCGCCGCGGGCTGTTCGCCACGTTCGCCGCGTCCGCCCTCGGCGGCGCCGCGGTGGTCGCGATGATGGTGTCACCGTCGTCGGCGATGCCGTCAGCAACGGCGGCGCCGGACCCGTGCGCGGCCAGCGAAGTCGCCAGGACGATCGGTGCGGTCGCCACGTCGACGGGCAATTACCTCGACACGCATCCGCAGACCAACCAGGCACTGACGAGTATCGCCAAGCAGCAGGGCGGGCCGCAGTCGCTCGCCGCGGTGAAGACCTACTTCGATGCGAACCCGCAAGCGGCCAAGGACATGCAGCAGTTGCAGCAGCCGCTGGCGACTCTGTCGAGCCGGTGCAAGCTTCCGCTGACCCTGCCGCAGATGATGGGTCTGATGCAGGCCGCCCAGCAGGCGGCGCCCGGCCTTCCGAGTTTGCCAGGCACCCAGACCAGCTCCTCGGCCGCAGGTGCCCCAGGTACGGTGTCACCGGCGCAGTCGCCGTCGGCGTCCCCCGTTTCGCAGGGCACCACCTCGCTCCCCGGAGCAGCGATCGCGGGCTTGCCGTAG